A stretch of Pseudomonas sp. 7SR1 DNA encodes these proteins:
- the galU gene encoding UTP--glucose-1-phosphate uridylyltransferase GalU: MIKKCLFPAAGYGTRFLPATKAMPKEMLPVVNKPLIQYGVEEALDAGLNEISIVTGRGKRALEDHFDISYELENQIKGTDKEKYLVGIRKLLDECSFSYTRQTEMKGLGHAILTGRPLIGDEPFAVVLADDLCVNLEGDGVLTQMVKLYKQFRCSIVAIQEVDPQETNKYGVIAGEMIRDDIYRVHSMVEKPKPEDAPSNLAIIGRYILTPDIFDLIEQTEPGKGGEIQITDALMKQAQNGCVMAYKFKGRRFDCGGAEGYIDATNFCFENFYKTGKAY, from the coding sequence ATGATCAAGAAATGCTTGTTCCCAGCAGCCGGTTACGGTACTCGCTTCCTGCCAGCGACTAAAGCCATGCCCAAAGAAATGCTGCCGGTGGTGAACAAGCCACTGATCCAGTACGGTGTCGAAGAAGCCCTCGATGCGGGCCTGAATGAAATCTCCATCGTGACTGGCCGTGGCAAGCGTGCCCTGGAAGACCATTTCGACATCAGCTACGAGCTGGAAAACCAGATCAAGGGCACCGACAAGGAGAAATACCTGGTCGGCATCCGCAAGCTGCTGGACGAGTGTTCGTTCTCCTACACCCGCCAGACCGAAATGAAGGGCCTGGGCCACGCCATCCTGACCGGTCGTCCGCTGATCGGCGACGAACCCTTTGCCGTGGTGCTGGCGGACGACTTGTGCGTCAATCTGGAAGGCGACGGTGTCCTGACCCAGATGGTCAAGCTGTACAAGCAGTTCCGCTGCTCCATCGTGGCGATCCAGGAAGTCGATCCGCAGGAGACCAACAAGTACGGTGTGATCGCCGGCGAGATGATCCGCGACGACATCTACCGCGTCCACAGCATGGTTGAAAAGCCAAAGCCTGAAGATGCCCCGTCGAACCTGGCCATCATCGGTCGCTACATCCTGACCCCGGATATCTTCGACCTGATCGAACAGACCGAGCCAGGCAAGGGCGGCGAAATCCAGATCACCGACGCCCTGATGAAGCAGGCCCAGAACGGCTGCGTCATGGCCTACAAGTTCAAGGGCCGTCGTTTTGACTGTGGTGGCGCCGAAGGCTATATCGACGCGACCAACTTCTGCTTCGAGAACTTCTACAAGACCGGCAAGGCCTACTGA
- the gorA gene encoding glutathione-disulfide reductase encodes MAYDFDLYVIGAGSGGVRAARFAAGFGARVAVAESRYLGGTCVNVGCVPKKLLVYGAHYADDFEQASAYGWTAGEASFDWATLIANKNQEINRLNGIYRNLLVNSGVTLHEGHAKVTGPHEVEINGQRHTAEHILIATGGWPVIPDIPGREHAISSNEAFFLKELPKRIIVVGGGYIAVEFAGIFHGMGAQTSLLYRGELFLRGFDGAVRKHLAQELTQRGLDLRFNADIQRIDKQADGSLEVTLKDGSVLSTDCVFYATGRRPMLDNLGLENTAVTLDEKGFVQVNERYETQEPSILAIGDVIGRVQLTPVALAEGMAVARRLFKPEQYRLVDYRMIPTAVFSLPNIGTVGLTEEQAREEGHEVQVFESRFRPMKLSLTDSQERTLMKLVVDARTDKVLGCHMVGPDAGEIVQGLAIALKAGATKRDFDETIGVHPTAAEEFVTMRTPTA; translated from the coding sequence ATGGCCTATGATTTTGACCTGTATGTGATTGGCGCCGGTTCCGGCGGTGTGCGGGCTGCGCGATTCGCTGCCGGGTTCGGGGCCAGGGTGGCCGTGGCGGAAAGCCGCTACCTGGGCGGTACCTGTGTGAACGTGGGCTGTGTGCCGAAGAAGCTGCTGGTCTACGGGGCCCATTACGCCGATGATTTCGAGCAGGCTTCGGCCTACGGCTGGACCGCCGGCGAGGCGAGTTTCGACTGGGCCACCCTGATCGCCAACAAGAATCAGGAAATCAACCGCCTCAACGGTATCTATCGCAACCTGCTGGTCAACAGCGGGGTGACCCTGCATGAAGGCCACGCGAAGGTCACCGGCCCCCACGAAGTCGAGATCAACGGCCAGCGCCACACCGCCGAGCATATCCTGATCGCCACGGGCGGTTGGCCGGTGATCCCGGACATTCCGGGGCGTGAGCACGCCATCAGCTCCAACGAGGCGTTTTTCCTCAAGGAACTGCCCAAGCGCATCATCGTCGTGGGCGGTGGCTATATCGCAGTGGAGTTCGCGGGTATTTTCCATGGCATGGGGGCGCAGACCTCCCTGCTGTATCGCGGTGAGCTGTTCCTGCGGGGCTTTGACGGCGCAGTGCGCAAGCATTTGGCCCAGGAACTGACCCAGCGCGGCCTGGACCTGCGGTTCAACGCCGATATCCAGCGCATCGACAAGCAGGCGGATGGCAGCCTTGAGGTCACGCTCAAGGACGGCAGCGTCCTGTCCACCGATTGCGTGTTCTATGCCACCGGCCGGCGACCGATGCTCGATAACCTCGGCCTGGAGAACACCGCGGTGACCCTGGATGAGAAAGGCTTTGTCCAGGTCAACGAAAGGTACGAGACCCAGGAACCGTCCATCCTGGCCATCGGCGACGTGATCGGCCGTGTGCAGCTCACGCCCGTGGCCCTGGCCGAAGGCATGGCGGTGGCGCGACGGCTGTTCAAGCCCGAGCAGTACAGGCTGGTGGATTACCGGATGATCCCCACGGCCGTGTTCAGCCTGCCCAACATCGGCACGGTTGGCCTGACCGAGGAGCAGGCGCGGGAAGAGGGGCATGAGGTGCAGGTTTTCGAAAGCCGCTTCCGACCGATGAAGCTGAGCCTCACCGACAGCCAGGAGCGCACGCTGATGAAGCTGGTGGTGGACGCCCGGACCGACAAGGTGCTGGGGTGCCACATGGTCGGGCCGGATGCCGGTGAAATCGTCCAGGGGTTGGCCATCGCCCTCAAGGCCGGGGCTACCAAGCGTGACTTCGACGAAACCATCGGCGTTCACCCGACCGCCGCCGAAGAGTTCGTCACCATGCGTACCCCCACCGCCTGA
- the ahpC gene encoding alkyl hydroperoxide reductase subunit C, whose translation MPIINSQVKPFTATAYKNGNFVEVSDADLKGKWSVVFFYPADFTFVCPTELEDLADNYAEFQKLGVEIYSVSTDTHFAHAAWHNTSPAIGKIQYTMIGDPTHVISRNFDVLIEEVGLADRGTFVINPEGQIKIVEINDGGVGRDASELLRKVKAAQYVAAHPGEVCPAKWKEGEATLAPSLDLVGKI comes from the coding sequence ATGCCTATCATCAACAGCCAAGTCAAACCGTTCACCGCTACCGCTTACAAAAACGGCAACTTCGTTGAAGTCTCGGACGCCGACCTGAAAGGCAAGTGGTCTGTCGTGTTCTTCTACCCAGCCGACTTCACCTTCGTCTGCCCGACCGAACTGGAAGACCTGGCCGACAACTACGCCGAGTTCCAGAAGCTGGGCGTGGAGATCTACAGCGTGTCCACCGACACTCATTTCGCCCACGCTGCCTGGCACAACACTTCGCCAGCCATCGGCAAGATCCAGTACACCATGATCGGCGACCCGACCCACGTGATTTCCCGCAACTTCGACGTACTGATCGAAGAAGTCGGCCTGGCTGACCGTGGCACCTTCGTGATCAACCCTGAAGGTCAGATCAAGATCGTTGAAATCAACGACGGCGGTGTAGGTCGTGACGCTTCCGAGCTGCTGCGCAAGGTCAAGGCCGCTCAGTACGTCGCCGCTCACCCGGGCGAAGTCTGCCCAGCCAAGTGGAAAGAAGGCGAGGCCACCCTGGCTCCGTCCCTGGACCTGGTCGGCAAGATCTAA
- the ahpF gene encoding alkyl hydroperoxide reductase subunit F, translating into MLDANLKAQLKSYLERVTQPIEIVASLDDGAKSQEMLALLKDVASVSDKITLLDNGNDARKPSFSLNRPGADISLRFAGIPMGHEFTSLVLALLQVGGHPSKASVEVIEQIRSLKGEFNFETYFSLSCQNCPDVVQALNLMAVLNPNIRHVAIDGALFQAEVDERQIMAVPSIYLNGVNFGQGRMGLEEILAKIDTSGIERQAEKISAKDAFDVLVVGGGPAGASAAIYAARKGIRTGVAAERFGGQVLDTMAIENFISVQETEGPKLAVALEEHVKQYDVDIMNLQRADALVPGREGELHEVRFASGARLKARTVILATGARWREMNVPGEQQYRNKGVAYCPHCDGPLFKGKRVAVIGGGNSGVEAAIDLAGIVAHVTLLEFDVQLRADAVLQRKLHSLPNVTVITNAQTTEVTGDGQKVNGLRYKDRPSAEVHDVALEGIFVQIGLLPNTDWLKGTVELSPRGEIVVDARGETSIPGVFAAGDVTTVPYKQIVIAVGEGAKASLGAFDHLIRTSAPA; encoded by the coding sequence ATGTTGGACGCCAATCTTAAAGCTCAGTTGAAGTCATATCTGGAACGGGTCACCCAACCGATCGAGATCGTTGCATCCCTCGACGACGGTGCGAAATCCCAGGAAATGCTCGCTTTACTCAAAGACGTTGCCAGTGTCTCCGACAAGATTACCTTGCTCGACAACGGTAACGATGCGCGCAAGCCTTCGTTTTCGTTGAATCGCCCGGGAGCCGATATCAGCCTGCGTTTTGCCGGCATCCCCATGGGCCATGAATTCACTTCGCTGGTGCTGGCCCTGCTGCAAGTCGGTGGCCACCCGTCGAAGGCCAGTGTCGAAGTCATTGAACAGATCCGCTCCCTCAAGGGTGAATTCAACTTCGAGACTTATTTCTCGCTGTCGTGCCAGAACTGCCCGGACGTGGTCCAGGCGCTGAACCTGATGGCGGTGCTGAACCCGAACATCCGCCATGTCGCCATCGACGGCGCGCTGTTCCAGGCCGAGGTCGACGAACGCCAGATCATGGCGGTGCCGAGCATCTACTTGAACGGCGTGAACTTCGGCCAGGGCCGCATGGGGTTGGAAGAAATTCTCGCCAAGATCGACACCAGCGGCATCGAACGCCAGGCCGAGAAGATCAGCGCCAAGGATGCCTTCGACGTGCTGGTGGTCGGCGGTGGCCCGGCCGGTGCTTCGGCGGCGATCTACGCGGCTCGCAAAGGCATCCGCACGGGGGTGGCGGCCGAGCGTTTCGGCGGCCAGGTGCTGGACACCATGGCCATCGAGAACTTCATTTCGGTCCAGGAAACCGAAGGGCCGAAACTGGCTGTCGCCCTGGAAGAGCACGTCAAGCAGTACGACGTGGACATCATGAACCTGCAACGTGCCGATGCGCTGGTGCCGGGTAGAGAGGGCGAGCTGCACGAAGTCAGGTTCGCCAGCGGTGCGCGCCTCAAGGCCAGGACCGTGATCCTCGCGACCGGCGCCCGCTGGCGCGAAATGAACGTACCGGGCGAGCAGCAATACCGCAACAAGGGCGTGGCGTACTGCCCGCATTGCGACGGTCCGCTGTTCAAGGGCAAGCGCGTGGCGGTGATCGGCGGAGGCAACTCCGGTGTCGAGGCCGCCATCGACCTGGCGGGCATCGTGGCCCATGTCACCTTGCTGGAGTTCGATGTGCAATTGCGTGCCGACGCCGTGTTGCAGCGCAAGTTGCACAGCCTGCCGAACGTGACGGTGATCACCAACGCCCAGACCACCGAAGTGACCGGTGACGGGCAGAAGGTCAACGGCTTGCGCTACAAGGATCGTCCAAGCGCAGAAGTACACGATGTGGCGCTGGAAGGCATCTTCGTGCAGATCGGCCTGTTGCCCAACACCGATTGGCTCAAGGGTACCGTCGAACTGTCCCCGCGTGGCGAGATCGTGGTCGATGCCCGTGGTGAAACCTCGATCCCAGGCGTGTTCGCCGCCGGTGACGTGACCACGGTGCCGTACAAGCAGATCGTGATCGCCGTAGGCGAGGGCGCCAAGGCTTCGCTGGGAGCCTTCGACCACCTGATCCGCACCTCCGCACCGGCCTGA
- the gloA gene encoding lactoylglutathione lyase, whose translation MSLHELEHFPGVTAQPDAATTHYVFNHTMLRVKDITKSLDFYTRVLGFTLVEKRDFPEAEFSLYFLALVDKHQIPADAAARTEWMKSIPGILELTHNHGTENDPAFSYHDGNTDPRGFGHICISVPDVVAACERFEALGCDFQKRLNDGRMKSLAFIKDPDGYWVEIIQPAPL comes from the coding sequence ATGAGCCTGCACGAACTCGAACACTTCCCGGGCGTCACCGCCCAACCCGATGCCGCCACGACCCACTACGTCTTCAACCACACCATGCTTCGGGTCAAGGACATTACCAAATCGCTGGATTTCTACACTCGGGTTCTGGGTTTTACCCTGGTGGAAAAACGCGACTTCCCGGAAGCCGAATTCAGCCTGTATTTCCTGGCCCTGGTGGACAAGCACCAGATCCCGGCCGATGCCGCGGCACGCACCGAATGGATGAAGTCGATACCAGGCATCCTGGAACTGACCCATAACCACGGCACCGAAAACGACCCGGCGTTCAGTTACCACGACGGCAACACCGACCCGCGCGGGTTCGGTCATATCTGCATCTCGGTGCCGGATGTCGTCGCGGCCTGCGAACGCTTCGAAGCACTGGGCTGTGACTTCCAGAAGCGCCTGAACGATGGCCGCATGAAAAGCCTGGCGTTCATCAAGGACCCGGACGGCTACTGGGTCGAGATCATCCAGCCAGCGCCACTGTAA
- a CDS encoding DUF4946 domain-containing protein, with protein MIRPLLSLFVLSFALVASIEAQAAEPQVAWPEGWVVESLPSDAVTPTRQGTTRQRATKNDAAGNALLVMELTATPVEPDHQVNLQGVLLEMRKSIQKDFFQGGYQSVCNKIHASMLGEATALETTCTITQNGRHVLSQTLVAALNAGRAYVLSYAGQAQVFAESQEEIQAVRNSLKL; from the coding sequence ATGATTCGACCGCTCCTTTCGCTGTTTGTCCTGTCGTTTGCCTTAGTTGCGAGTATCGAGGCCCAGGCGGCTGAACCGCAGGTCGCATGGCCCGAGGGCTGGGTCGTCGAGTCGTTGCCTTCCGACGCCGTCACGCCAACCCGTCAAGGGACTACACGCCAGCGAGCGACCAAAAACGATGCCGCGGGAAATGCATTGTTGGTCATGGAGCTGACTGCGACGCCTGTGGAACCCGATCATCAAGTCAACTTGCAGGGCGTGCTGCTGGAAATGCGCAAGTCAATCCAGAAGGATTTTTTCCAGGGCGGTTATCAAAGTGTCTGCAATAAGATTCATGCTTCGATGTTGGGCGAGGCAACAGCTTTGGAGACCACTTGCACAATCACGCAAAATGGCCGGCACGTGTTGTCCCAGACTCTGGTTGCAGCACTAAATGCCGGGCGGGCGTATGTACTGTCCTATGCCGGGCAGGCGCAGGTGTTTGCCGAAAGCCAGGAGGAAATACAGGCGGTACGAAATAGCCTGAAACTATAA
- a CDS encoding histone-like nucleoid-structuring protein, MvaT/MvaU family, whose translation MSRLAEFRKAEKALQDQLKQLEKLKNDAGLKKEIEFEEKLQGLMKTYGKSLRDIIAILDPGPAKAGAAAAGKTPKTRRARVVKVYQNPHTGELIETKGGNHRGLKAWKEQYGAETVDSWVRT comes from the coding sequence TTGTCCAGACTCGCTGAATTTCGTAAAGCCGAAAAGGCCCTTCAGGACCAGCTCAAACAGCTGGAAAAGCTGAAGAACGATGCCGGGCTCAAGAAAGAAATCGAATTCGAAGAAAAGCTCCAGGGACTGATGAAAACCTACGGCAAGAGCCTGCGCGACATCATCGCGATTCTCGATCCGGGCCCGGCCAAGGCAGGCGCGGCAGCGGCCGGCAAGACGCCTAAAACGCGCCGCGCACGGGTGGTGAAGGTCTATCAGAACCCCCATACCGGCGAACTGATCGAAACCAAGGGCGGCAACCACCGCGGCCTGAAAGCCTGGAAAGAGCAGTACGGCGCCGAGACCGTTGACTCCTGGGTACGTACCTGA
- a CDS encoding LysR family transcriptional regulator, whose product MTLTQLEIFSLVAELRGFTAAAMRLGVSQSAVSHAIKSLEQELGVELFRRHQSLVELTDIGQQLLSRARAMLGLANTLRQEAADAQGMRRGTLRIGSFGPTSSMKLLPPILQRYRALHPGIEVHIDEGPDRQVIQWLDERRIDIGFVVLPEERFDTVALMEDQMVALLPATHPLAARSSLGLKDLCNDPFVLTEAGSSELVTRLFNAERLTPNVRYRCSQVLSTLNVVSRGEAVTVVSEGSLPEGEHCGFVVRPLAPRVPRRIGLAVLDSRQVSPATQAFIDLARST is encoded by the coding sequence ATGACCCTTACCCAGCTCGAAATATTCTCCCTGGTCGCTGAACTGCGAGGGTTCACCGCCGCAGCGATGCGTCTGGGGGTCAGCCAGTCAGCGGTATCCCACGCTATCAAGTCGCTGGAGCAGGAGCTGGGCGTCGAATTGTTCAGGCGCCATCAATCCTTGGTGGAACTCACCGACATCGGCCAGCAACTGCTGTCACGGGCCCGGGCCATGCTCGGGCTGGCCAACACCTTGCGCCAGGAAGCCGCCGACGCCCAGGGCATGCGCCGGGGCACGTTGCGCATCGGGTCGTTCGGTCCGACCTCCTCCATGAAGTTGCTGCCCCCTATCCTGCAACGCTATCGAGCGTTGCACCCGGGCATCGAAGTTCATATCGACGAAGGACCGGACCGCCAGGTCATCCAATGGCTGGATGAACGACGGATCGACATTGGCTTCGTGGTCCTGCCCGAGGAGCGTTTCGATACCGTCGCCCTGATGGAGGACCAGATGGTGGCCCTGCTTCCCGCCACCCATCCCCTCGCCGCCCGATCCAGCCTGGGCCTGAAGGACCTGTGCAACGACCCTTTCGTGCTCACCGAGGCCGGTTCCTCGGAGCTGGTCACACGCCTGTTCAACGCCGAGCGGCTCACGCCAAACGTACGCTATCGCTGTTCGCAGGTGCTCAGCACGTTGAATGTGGTGAGCCGGGGCGAAGCCGTGACCGTGGTCTCGGAAGGCTCGCTACCGGAAGGCGAGCACTGCGGCTTCGTAGTCCGTCCCTTGGCGCCACGGGTCCCGCGCCGGATCGGCCTGGCAGTGCTGGACAGCCGCCAGGTTTCGCCTGCCACCCAGGCGTTCATCGACTTGGCCAGATCCACCTGA
- a CDS encoding DMT family transporter has product MKTLEQTAPTSSDLPVYLNLSMVTMIWGGTFVAGRMLSSTLEPLLAASLRFSLASIALLLFLCLARVALVRPTLKQALQLAVLGFFGILFYNLCFFQGLQYVQASRASLIVALNPAVIGLASWWLFKERLGPSKVWGIVLCIGGAGLVIVSRDPSSLQSAAQGWMGDLLIFGCVLGWGIYSLFSRNLNDSLGPLQTVTWSILLGTGMLWLACVAGGEARLEPLRGLEMRQWLSLLYLGVLGSALAYIAWYEGIRRIGATRCGVFIALNPLTAVLLGALLLDERLGALMGVGAGLILTGIFLCNKPLARSAQKTI; this is encoded by the coding sequence ATGAAGACCCTTGAACAAACTGCTCCAACCTCCTCGGACCTGCCGGTGTACCTGAACCTGTCCATGGTCACCATGATCTGGGGCGGGACCTTCGTGGCCGGCAGGATGTTGTCCAGCACCCTGGAGCCCCTGCTGGCCGCCAGTTTGCGCTTTTCGCTGGCCAGTATCGCGCTGTTGCTGTTTCTCTGCCTGGCCAGGGTCGCGCTGGTCAGACCCACGCTGAAACAGGCGTTGCAACTGGCCGTGCTGGGGTTCTTCGGCATCCTTTTCTACAACCTGTGCTTTTTCCAAGGGTTGCAATATGTCCAGGCGTCGCGCGCTTCGCTGATCGTGGCTTTGAACCCGGCGGTCATCGGCCTGGCGTCCTGGTGGTTGTTCAAGGAGCGGCTGGGCCCCTCGAAGGTCTGGGGAATCGTGTTATGCATCGGCGGGGCGGGACTGGTGATCGTCAGCCGCGATCCGTCCTCGCTGCAGAGCGCCGCACAAGGCTGGATGGGAGACCTGCTGATTTTCGGTTGCGTGTTGGGGTGGGGTATCTATTCGCTGTTTTCCAGGAACCTGAACGACAGCCTTGGTCCGTTGCAGACCGTCACCTGGTCGATTCTGCTGGGCACGGGGATGTTGTGGCTGGCTTGCGTGGCCGGGGGCGAAGCTCGGCTGGAGCCGCTGCGTGGCCTGGAAATGCGCCAGTGGCTGAGTCTGCTGTACCTCGGTGTGTTGGGCTCGGCCCTGGCCTATATTGCCTGGTACGAGGGTATTCGCCGGATCGGCGCCACCCGCTGCGGCGTATTCATTGCGCTCAACCCGCTCACCGCCGTGCTGCTGGGGGCCCTGTTGCTCGATGAACGACTCGGCGCGCTGATGGGCGTGGGCGCAGGATTGATCCTGACGGGCATTTTCCTGTGCAACAAGCCTCTTGCACGATCGGCGCAAAAGACGATTTGA
- the hppD gene encoding 4-hydroxyphenylpyruvate dioxygenase, with protein MADLYENPMGLMGFEFIEFASPTPNTLEPIFEIMGFTKVATHRSKDVHLYRQGAINLILNNEPHSVASYFAAEHGPSVCGMAFRVKDSQLAYKRALELGAQPIHIETGPMELNLPAIKGIGGAPLYLIDRFGEGSSIYDIDFVFLEGVDRHPVGAGLKIIDHLTHNVYRGRMAYWAGFYEKLFNFREIRYFDIKGEYTGLTSKAMTAPDGMIRIPLNEESSKGAGQIEEFLMQFNGEGIQHVAFLTDDLVKTWDKLKSIGMRFMTAPPDTYYEMLEGRLPNHGEPVGELQSRGILLDGSSNPDDKRLLLQIFSETLMGPVFFEFIQRKGDDGFGEGNFKALFESIERDQVRRGVLATE; from the coding sequence ATGGCAGATCTATACGAAAACCCAATGGGCCTGATGGGCTTCGAGTTCATCGAGTTCGCATCCCCGACTCCCAATACCCTGGAGCCGATCTTCGAGATCATGGGCTTCACCAAGGTGGCCACGCACCGTTCCAAGGATGTGCACCTGTATCGCCAGGGTGCGATCAACCTGATCCTCAACAACGAACCCCACAGCGTGGCGTCCTACTTCGCCGCCGAGCATGGCCCGTCGGTGTGCGGCATGGCGTTTCGCGTCAAGGATTCGCAGCTGGCCTACAAGCGAGCCCTGGAGCTCGGCGCCCAGCCGATCCACATCGAAACCGGCCCCATGGAGCTGAACCTGCCGGCGATCAAAGGCATCGGCGGTGCGCCGCTGTACCTGATCGATCGTTTTGGCGAGGGTAGCTCGATCTACGATATCGATTTTGTGTTCCTCGAAGGTGTCGACCGTCATCCGGTGGGTGCGGGCCTCAAAATCATCGATCACCTGACCCACAACGTTTATCGCGGCCGCATGGCCTACTGGGCCGGCTTCTACGAGAAGCTGTTCAACTTCCGTGAGATCCGTTATTTCGATATCAAGGGCGAATACACCGGCCTGACATCCAAGGCCATGACCGCTCCGGATGGCATGATCCGCATTCCGTTGAACGAGGAATCGTCCAAGGGCGCCGGGCAGATCGAAGAGTTCCTGATGCAGTTCAACGGCGAAGGCATCCAGCACGTGGCCTTCCTGACCGATGATCTGGTCAAGACCTGGGACAAGCTCAAGAGCATCGGCATGCGCTTCATGACGGCGCCGCCGGACACCTACTACGAAATGCTCGAAGGCCGCCTGCCGAACCACGGCGAGCCGGTGGGCGAGCTGCAATCGCGGGGGATCCTGCTGGACGGTTCCTCCAACCCGGACGACAAGCGCCTGCTGCTGCAGATTTTCTCGGAAACCCTGATGGGGCCGGTGTTCTTCGAGTTCATCCAGCGCAAGGGCGACGACGGCTTCGGCGAAGGCAACTTCAAGGCGCTGTTCGAGTCCATCGAGCGTGACCAGGTGCGTCGGGGTGTGCTGGCGACCGAGTAA
- the rarD gene encoding EamA family transporter RarD yields MSKGIALSVSASALFAVMYYYTSLLSPLTGLEIFGWRMLLTMPCMTVFMLVAREWHLVTALIRRLVATPRLLIAAIASSALMGAQLWLFMWAPLNGYSLDVSLGYFLLPLSMVLTGRIVYGERLSYLQKVAVFFATLGVFNELYQVGGFSWATLLVVLGYPLYFILRKRTKTHNLGGLWLDMTLMLPLALWFVQSGEQGFEVFNQYPWLSLLIPLLGVISVSALVCYIVASRLLPFSLFGLLSYVEPVLLLGVALLLGESIKATEWLTYIPIWMAVAVLVFEGFKHLMRQRRRD; encoded by the coding sequence GTGTCCAAAGGCATCGCTCTATCGGTCTCAGCCTCTGCGCTGTTCGCCGTCATGTACTACTACACCTCGTTGCTCTCACCGTTGACCGGCCTGGAGATTTTCGGCTGGCGCATGCTGCTGACGATGCCATGCATGACCGTGTTCATGCTGGTGGCACGAGAGTGGCACCTGGTCACGGCGCTGATCCGCCGCCTGGTTGCCACGCCACGCCTGTTGATCGCGGCAATAGCCTCGTCGGCACTGATGGGCGCCCAATTGTGGCTGTTCATGTGGGCGCCGCTCAACGGCTACAGCCTGGACGTATCGCTGGGGTATTTCCTGCTGCCGTTGTCGATGGTCCTGACCGGCCGCATCGTCTATGGCGAACGCCTTTCTTACCTGCAAAAAGTCGCCGTGTTCTTCGCCACCCTTGGCGTGTTCAATGAGTTGTACCAAGTGGGTGGTTTTTCCTGGGCAACCTTGCTGGTGGTGTTGGGCTATCCGCTCTACTTCATCCTGCGCAAGCGCACCAAGACCCACAACCTGGGCGGGCTCTGGCTGGACATGACCCTGATGCTGCCGCTGGCCCTCTGGTTCGTGCAAAGCGGCGAACAGGGTTTCGAGGTGTTCAATCAATACCCGTGGCTGTCGCTGCTGATTCCGCTGCTCGGCGTGATCAGTGTTTCTGCGCTGGTGTGCTACATCGTCGCCAGTCGGTTGCTGCCGTTCAGCCTGTTCGGGTTGTTGAGCTATGTCGAACCGGTGCTATTGCTGGGCGTGGCGCTGCTACTGGGCGAAAGCATCAAGGCCACTGAATGGCTGACCTACATCCCCATCTGGATGGCCGTGGCGGTGCTGGTGTTCGAGGGATTCAAACACCTGATGCGGCAGCGGCGCCGGGACTGA
- a CDS encoding aldo/keto reductase — MSYRTLGHSGLQVSTLTLGTMMFGEQTSTEDSLRIIDKAWDQGINFIDTADVYTNGRSEEIVGEAIASRRQEWVLATKVGFGPADGVPNRSGLSRKHIFNGIEASLTRLGTDYLDIYYLHREDHNTPLQVTVSAIGDLIRQGKIRYWGLSNYRGWRIAEVIRIADSLGIDRPVISQPLYNIVNRQAETEQITAAQHYGLGVVPFSPLARGVLSGKYAPDVAPDANSRAGRQDKRILETEWRVESLRIAQQILQYTQGRGVGIVEFAIAWVLNNRAVTSAIVGPRTEEQWDSYTKAQAVKITAEDEAFIDSLVTPGHASTPGFNDVGHFVPGRVPLTS; from the coding sequence ATGAGCTACCGCACGCTTGGCCATTCCGGGTTGCAAGTCTCGACCCTGACCCTGGGCACCATGATGTTCGGCGAACAGACCAGCACCGAGGATTCGCTGCGGATCATCGACAAGGCCTGGGACCAGGGCATCAATTTCATCGACACCGCGGACGTCTACACCAATGGTCGCTCCGAAGAAATCGTTGGCGAAGCGATTGCCAGCCGCCGCCAGGAATGGGTGCTCGCCACCAAGGTCGGGTTCGGCCCGGCGGACGGCGTGCCCAATCGCAGCGGCCTGAGCCGCAAGCACATCTTCAACGGTATCGAGGCCAGCCTGACTCGCCTGGGCACCGATTACCTGGATATCTACTACCTGCACCGAGAAGACCACAACACGCCGCTGCAGGTGACGGTGTCGGCCATCGGCGACTTGATTCGCCAGGGCAAGATCCGCTACTGGGGCCTGTCGAACTACCGTGGCTGGCGCATCGCCGAAGTGATCCGGATCGCCGACAGCCTGGGCATCGACCGCCCGGTGATCAGCCAGCCGCTGTACAACATCGTCAATCGCCAGGCCGAGACCGAGCAGATCACCGCCGCGCAGCATTACGGTCTCGGCGTGGTGCCCTTCAGCCCTCTCGCCCGGGGCGTGCTCAGTGGCAAGTACGCACCGGACGTGGCGCCGGATGCCAACAGCCGCGCCGGCCGGCAGGACAAGCGCATCCTGGAGACCGAATGGCGGGTGGAGTCTCTGCGCATTGCCCAGCAGATCCTGCAATACACCCAGGGCCGGGGCGTGGGGATCGTCGAATTCGCCATCGCCTGGGTGCTGAACAACCGCGCAGTGACCTCGGCCATCGTCGGGCCGCGCACCGAGGAGCAGTGGGATTCCTATACCAAGGCGCAAGCCGTGAAAATCACCGCGGAGGATGAAGCCTTCATCGATTCGTTGGTGACGCCGGGGCATGCCTCCACGCCAGGGTTCAACGATGTGGGGCATTTCGTGCCGGGACGCGTGCCGCTGACGTCCTAA